The Dyadobacter sandarakinus DNA window ACGACCAGGACGTACAATCCGCCGCCCACGAAAAGCTGGAAGTAACACACCGTAATGCATTGCGCCTGCTCAAACTTGTGAACACGCTCCTGGATTTCAGCCGGATCGAAAGCGGCAGGATCCGGGCATCGTTTGTACTGACGGACCTGGCCGATTATACCTCCAACCTGGCCGCCAACTTCCGGTCGGTAGTGGAGAAGGCGGGTTTAAAGCTGGTGGTGCATGTAGTTGATAATCCTTCGCCCGTGTACATTGACCGGCAGATGTGGGAAAAGATCATCTTCAACCTGCTTTCAAATGCATTCAAATACACGCTCGAAGGCTCCATTACAATAACAGTCTCGTCAGAGCACGGGCAGGCTGTGGTGCGGGTTACCGATACCGGCGTCGGGATCCCGGCGAAAGAGCTGCCCAAAATGTTTGAGCGCTTTCACCGCATTCAGAATACGGCCGGCAGGACCTTCGAGGGTACGGGTATCGGCTTGTCGCTGATCAAGGAGCTGGTGCAGCTGCATGAAGGAAGTATTACCGTGGAAAGTACATCAGAAAAAGGCAGCACGTTTATTGTAAAACTTCCGGTTGGCAAGAGCCACATCAGGCCGCAGCAGGCTTTTGAGGAGGATCCTGGTTTTGACGACATCGTATCTGCATTTTATATCGAAGAAGCTTCCAGCCTGCTGGACCAGCATGCGGACACGCAACAGCTACCCGCGCCGGTGAGCAGCGAAATGGCTTCGGCGGAAACAATCCTCATCGTGGACGACAATGCCGACATGCGGCAGCATGTGCAGTCGCTGATCGGCCGCCGCTACCAGACCCGGACGGCAGGGAATGGTGTGGAAGCCCTCAAAGTCATTGCGGAATTCCAGCCTTCACTGATTCTCAGTGACATTATGATGCCCGAAATGGATGGTATTGAGCTGCTGAGGCGCATCAAGGATAATCCGGCCACCGCCAGCATTCCCATGATCCTCATTACCGCGCGCGCCGGTGAAGAATCCAAGATCGAAGGGTACGAGATCGGGGCGGACGATTACCTGATCAAACCGTTTTCGGCCAATGAACTTATTGCGCGGATCAAGGCCCAGCTGAGGATTGCAGGCGCACACAGGCATATCCAGAAAAAGCTCGAAAGCTACCTCATGCAAATGCCCGCCGGGGTAGCGCTGGTGGAATGTCCCGGTTTCAGGTACACGATGGCCAATGCATTGTTCCGCAACATATCAGGAACTACCCAGCTTACCATGATGGGCGCCCGGCTCAAAGAGGCATTTAAAGACAAAAAACTGGACCTCAATGCATTGTATCGCCAGGTATATACAACCGGCAAACCATTTACCTGTCGTGAGCTCGCGTTTGAACCCGTACATACCGGACTGGCTGCGGCCATTTACTATGATGTGCTGATCTACCCGATCCGTGACGCGGATGAGCAGGTCAGTGAGATCATGGTGCATATGGTTGACACTACGGCACAGGTGGAGGCGATGAAACGGATAGAGGCCAGCGAGAAGCAATTCCGCAGCGTGCTGCTCGAATCCCCCAATATATTCCTGATCCTGCGCGGTGCCGAAATGCGCATTTCCTTTGTAAACCCTCCCCTGCTCCGGTCGTGGGACAAAACCGAGCAAATTGTTGGAAAAACGCTGCTGGAAGTTCTTCCTGAACTCAGGGGACAGCCTTTTCCAACATTGCTGGAACAGGTATACCGTACGGGGAAACTGTACTATGGAAATGAAGAAAAGGCTTCGATCCTGATAAAAGGGGTAGCGCAGGACTTTTACTACAACTACGTTTACCAGCCTATTTTCGACATCGAGAACCGGATTTCGGGCATTACGGTGATGGCTACCGACATTACGGAGGAAGTCCGCTCCCGGCGCGTGATCGAAGAAAGCGAAGAGAAGTTCCGGATGCTGACCGAAACGCTGCCGCAGCTGGTTTGGATGACCGACAAAGACGGAACGCTGCAGTTTGCTTCCCGCCAGTGGCTGGAATACAGCGGAATGATACTGTATGAAGGGAACGTAGTGGCACGCCTGATCCATCCCGACGAGCAGCAGCATGTGGTAGACGTCTGGCAGGAAAGCCTGCGCACGGGTAACATTTTCCGGGTAGAAGTGCGGCTTAAAAACCGGCATGGCGATTACCGCTGGCATTATGGGCAGGGTGTGCCCATGCGCAATGAAGAAGGTGAAATCCGCAACTGGATCGGTACATACACGGACATTCACGACCAGAAGATGTTTACCGATGACCTTGAGAAAAAGATTCAGCAGCGTACCCTGGATCTCGTAAAAGCAAACCGCGAACTGGAATCCTTCAACTACATTGCCAGTCACGACCTGCAGGAGCCGCTCCGGAAGATCCAGACTTTTATCAACCTTATCCAGAAGAGCCCGGACGACAGAGGAGCCACGGAGCGGTATTTCACCAAGATCTACTCCTCAGCGGAACGCATGAGCGAGCTCATTCACTCTGTACTGGAATACAGCCGGCTGTCAAATACGGGCGACGAATTTGCAGAGGTCGACCTGAACAGGGTGCTGGAAGATGTGAGGACAGACTTTGAACTGCTGATCCAGGAAAAAAATGCAACGATAGAGTATGACCAGCTGCCGGTTGTTCGCGCCAATGCATTCAGAATGAGCCAGCTGTTTTCAAATCTCATCAGTAACTCGCTGAAATTCACGCAGCGTGATCCCGTTATCAGCATTGTATGGGAAAAGGTTCCGGGAGAAAGCATTCCTGCGGCGGGAGGCATGGATGCCGGGAAGGCGTACATGCATATGGTGTTCAAAGACAATGGGATCGGCTTTGAACCCGAGTTCAGTGAGAAAATCTTTACGCTTTTTCAGCGGCTGCACGGCAAGCACGAGTACTCAGGCACAGGAATCGGTCTGAGCATTGTGAAAAAGATCATAGAGCAGCATGAAGGCTTCATTGCCGCAGAATCGGAGCCTGGCAGCGGGGCTACATTCCATATCTGGCTCCCCGCCTGACATGCCGATCCAGCCTTAAACAAGAGGCTGGATCATTTTTTTATACAAACACCTGCATGGCACTGCCAGGATCCATCCTGCCCGGCTACCAGAGTTTTTCTTCCTTCATGAAGCCGGTAGCAGTGAGTACCTGCATGAGCAAGCTGGTCACCAGCATGGCACGAACCAGGATAAACAGGATCCGGTAATCGACCTGAGGTTCGAGCTGGACCGCAAAATAGTACAAGGAAATGTTGGTTACGACGAGTAAAAGAAAAGTAAAAACTTTGGCGATCATCTGATTTATGAGGTTTTTAACTACTAAATTAATAAAGCTGTTTTAATTTCAAATACTGTAATAATTATAAAGTCTGCTTATGGAACACAGACAATTGGGAGCATCCGGGCTGCATATTCCCGTTCTTAGTTTCGGTACCGCTACCTTTGGCGGTGGCAATGCATTTTTCAAAGCATGGGGCGACACCCAGCTGGACGAAGCACGCAAACTTGTTGATATTTGTCTGGAAGAAGGTGTTAACCTGTTTGACACCGCCAACGTATATTCACAGGGGATTTCGGAAGAGATTCTTGGCAAGGTGCTGCAGGGCCGGCGAAATGATGTGCTCATTTCTACCAAGGCCACATTCCCGATGGGTAAGGGTGCCAATGATTTCGGCTCGGGCCGGTACCACCTGATTACCGCCTGCGAAGCCAGCCTCAAACGCCTCGGCACCGACCATATCGACATTTACCATATGCACGGGTTCGACGGCAACACCCCGGTTGAGGAAACCCTCCGCGCACTCGACGACCTGATCACGGCCGGAAAGGTACGGTACATCGCCTGCTCCAACTTTTCGGGCTGGCACCTGATGAAATCGCTTTCGATCTCGGAAAAACATGGCTGGGCCAGGTATGTGGCCCATCAGGCTTACTACTCGCTGCTGGACCGGGAGTTTGAATGGGAGCTGATGCCCGCCGGCATTGACCAGCATGTGAGCACAATCGTATGGAGTCCGTTGTCATCGGGCAGGCTGAGCGGGAAGTTCCGGAGAGGGCAGCCGCTGCCGGAAGACAACCGGATGAACCAGGGCGGGACCCATGGTCCGGCGACGAACTTCGAGCTGCTGTACAATATCGTGGATGCGCTTGATGAGATAGCGGAAGAAACGGGCAAGTCCGTAGCACAGGTTGCGCTCAACTGGCTTCTGCAGCGCCCGACGGTGGTCAACATCATCATCGGCGCCAGAAATGAAGAGCAGCTGCGGCAGAACCTCGGGGCTGCAGGCTGGAACCTCACCCTAGAACAGGTAAAAAAACTGGATGCTGCAAGTGATCGCGACCCGGTTTATCCGTACTGGCATCAGCGGCAGAATACCCGGCTGAACCCGCTGCCCGGATTTTATTAAATTCCCGAAAAAGCCTTGCAGTACTAACTGCAAGGCTTTTTAAATGCCCAATGCCAGCTTGATTGCCTGCGCTACCGGCGTATGATCCCCTCCTGCATTCAGACCGAGCGGACTTTTAAGTTCCAGCGCAGGCTGCGCCAGAAACCTCGGCATTGCTCCCCGGTGTGCCTGAGCTGCATGTACCAGAAATGGGTGACAAAGGTACACGGTGCCGGCCGGGCCCGTGGCAAGTACTTCCGGGCGCGCAGGCAGGAGGTCAAGCCGGGATGCCAGCTCCATAAATTCCAGCCCGTCCTCAACGGCTGTACTCAGCAGGCGCGCCACATCCAGATGTGAGCCGGAGCGAATCCGTGTAGGCGCGTCGGCAACAGTGATGTCAGAGTAAAGAAAAAGCATCAGCAGCGCACGTCCCTTCGAACGTACATTCACCCGCCATTTCAGATAATTATCGGGTTCGTCCCCGGGGAATGCAGCATCCACATGCCAGCCGTCGTCGCCTGGCGGCTGGTCGGAAGGGAAGCGTACGGGAAAAGTGCCCATACTCTGCCGGGGTATCCACCGGCTGCGTCCTACCAGCTGGTCGAAAGCCTCGTGGAGCACTGGTGTATTGGCAGAACTTACAAATGCAGGTTCGGAGTACATGCCCAGGCGTACCACGGGCAGAGTCCAGGTTGCAGGATCAGCTCGGTCAAAAGGCAGGTCCTGCCAGAGCCTGTCACGCACCTCCGCAGCCAATGCCGCGTCGAATGCATGGTCAATGCGCACAAAACCTTCCTGAATAAATTGGTCAATCTGCTGATCCGATAAGGCCATACATCCGGAATGTTGAAATGAATGTTGATCAGAAAGCGGGCAAAACGATTGGGTTACGCTGCGGCTTTTTGTTTTTACATCATGCATGCTTTTAAAAGTATAGCATACATACTATTTGCAAAAACAAAAAATTACCATGTAATACTAGTTCGTATATTGATCAAAGTTTTTCATTAAATTAGCGCTCCGTTTACAAAACGTTTCACCTCAATCAGTAACCTGTCATGAAGTATTACCAGGTGCAGATGAAGACTGCACGTGATTGGATAACCCTGAATCATTACAACCGCCGCACCGGCTTTGTCACATTTCGTTCCGATGAAAAACTGTCGCGCGAAGAAGCGGAGACCCGTTTTCTGAAATTCCGGTCGAGCTACCGGGGATTGCAGTTCCGGATTGTTGAACTGGCTTTTGAATCTTACAGTATGTAAATACTTTACTACTCATCCTTTCCGGCCGCATGAACCTGTGCAGCGGTGTATTTTCACCGCTGCATCATCTGAGCCTCTTCCTCGAAGTGCCGGCCCCGGCTGCGGTAGCCGTGCAAGCCGGTGCTGACGAGCGTTATAGCCGCCACGGCAATCGCGGCATAGGCAATCCCGCGCATATCATTCCAGTTGGCGGCAGCCACGGCTACAATTCCCCATACACCCGCAATCGAAGATTCGCGCAGGTTGCGCGTCCAGGTGAGTGCAATAAGAATGAGACCGGCAACAGCCAGCATAATGATCGTCCATACGGATTCTGCAATGCCGAAACCATTCCAGTTCATTTTGGTCAGAAATGCGGCTACATTGGCGACCAGTGCCACAATCACCCAACCGAGGTAAATGGCAAACGGCCACCAGACCAGCGCCAGCTTACGAAGGGGAACAAGGTCGAGCTCCATGCGGGTGCGGTATACGATAAGCACGAGCGTGGTGAGCAAGCCAACCATGATCAGTACTGAAAGTCCGGTATAATCATAGAGCCAGGCAATGATCCAGAGGGAGTTAAGCAGGCACGACAACACAAACAACCACCCGATCTGGCCTACTTCTTCAGGGCATGGCTTCGCATTGAACAATCCCCTGCTCTGGTAAATCACAAAGGCACCCAGACCAACATATATCAGGATCCATATCGAGAATGCGTAACCGTCGGGTGTGAAGAAGTTCTGGTAGGCAGCCGATACGGTGGCCATGGTACTGTCGGCAAAGATGCCGGTATTGGACAGATAGTTGATCACCAATGTGGCCAGCAAGGCGATAATATTGGCAATCTGTAGGGTTTTTCTCATAAATTCCGGGATAAGCAGGTTGGTGTTCCGGCATGAGAGGTTTAAAAATTATGCCATGCCCTGTCCTACTCGCGATACCGCTCCCGGGCTTCGGCTACTTCCTTCCTAATCCGCGCATTGATGTCCGTTTTTGCATTTAAAAACAAGAAAACCGTGGTACCCTGCTCCCGGGCATAACGATTGGTAACTGCACCGGTAGCAAAACCCTGCTGGAAAAAAGGCCCGGTCTCAGCCATTTCAAGCTTGTTTTCAGGCCAGGTCTTCACGCGTATGAGGTGCCTGTACTTTGTTTTCAGGTCAAACCAGAAAACATAATCGGCATTGAAAGACACGGCCTGCACATGGCGGCGTGTATAAAAATTGATCGCACCCGCCTGGCCGTAATTATCGCAGAGTACCAGCGTAGCTGCCGGGTCGGGAGAGGCCGCGTAGGCCTTGTCTACTTTGGCGGCAAGTTCTTTCCAGCCCAGCATGTCGGCAAAATCCTGCGGCAGCGGATGCTCACGGCCATCCTCCCAGCGCAGCATCCCCACTTTACGGTAACGTTCGGGCTCGTCGATGAAAGCCTGCGGACGCTTGTTGGGGAATGCGATCCGGTACAGCGGGATAAACAGCAGGACAGGCAAAATCACCAGCGCGGGCCTGATGATGGCCGCCCACCGGCCTTTGACACGATTGGAAAGGAAAACCGACCCGAATGCAATGTAAATCGGATAAAGACCGATCGCATAGTAACCTTTTGCCCTTAAAAACAGAAACACCGCCAGGGTGATAAAAATGGAAAAGAACAGGAACCGCCAGCTGGCAAAGGGCTTGTAAGTCAGCAAAGCATACAATGCAGCCGCAATCACGACCCACGATCCGGAAAAGTAAATCAGCTGTTCTTTCAGGAAATCGGCCCGGCTTACGTTTACGAGCTGGGTTGCGGCGAGCTCTTTCATATGGTGAAAAACCGGAAAATGGTTGGCATACTGCCACACCAGGTTCGGCAGTACCAGTACCAGCGCAAGCAGAGCCGCCAGGTACAGGTGTTTGTCCAGAAAAATTTTCCGCTGGGCCGTCAGCACCCACGCAGGCACGAGGCCGACAGCCAGGAATGCAATGTTGTATTTGTTTAAAAAACTGAATGCAAATACGACTCCCGCTGCATAGATCCATCCCGGCCGGAGCGTGGCCGTGTACCTGATCAGTGTAAAATAAAGGAGTGTCCAGCCGAGCACATCGGCGGAGTTGGGCTGGTAGAGCTGGTTCAGGCGCAGCAGTACCGAAAAGAGTACGCAGGTAGCAGCCAGTATCCGCGCAAAAAGATCTCCGCCCAGTGCCTCCACCGTTTTCCAGACCGTCAATATCGTGAGCACACCGAACAAAGCGGGCACAAGCCTCACCCAGAACACACCCCCGCCGAGCAAGTGGATCACCCACGAAACCCAGGAAGTAAAGGGCGGCACAGACAGGTAGCCCCAGGCCAGGTGCCGGCCCTGGTCGAGGTGCAGGTATTCATCGCGGTGCAGGTCATACTCCGGACTGATCAGAAAGTATTGCAATGCGAGTTTTAAAACAACAAAACCGAGCAGGATGGCAGTGTTACGGTTCATGGGAAAGCAGGCGGGAATAATGGCCTGTATGGCGCAAAGTATCAATCTTTGCTGAAAGCCTGTACATCTGACGTTTGTAAATACATGAACGGATTACAGCTGCATCGAATGCCGCTTTGGCCAGGTGCCGGAATGATGCACGGTTGAGCCTGCAATCCCGACAGTTCAACGATGCTTTCCGACGTCCCGGGAATGTGCCTGTTACAGGTTGCTGCCTGTGCTGGTATCTTTAAACCGTCAACCAAACCATCGTCCCCAGTATGAGAGCGACCGTTCTGCCTACCAAGGAAGTGTATGATTTCAGCGTGCTGCCCAATCCCCTGGGCGTGGGAACTCAGCCTGCCTCTGCGCGGGACGGCTACGATGTGCATGAACATCCGCAGGTGGGACGGATGGAATTTCATAATGAATCGTTCAGGTACATGCATGTGGTGGATATGAAATGGAAATCGCGGGAGGCGGTAAGCCTGCTGAACGACATTCCGACCGACACGGTGAATTTCAATTTCCAGCTGCGGGGCAACAACTTTGTCAAGTTTACGGGTTTCAAAGAGGGTATATCTTCCCATAGCGGCGAGCATTCCATTTTTCATCACCCCGAAGGCACTTTTTGCAACTCCATACCGGCTGATTATTACATGGAGGTTTTTCATATCAGCCTCGACAAGGGATTTTTTGCGTCGGCCATTTGTGGGGACGATCGCTGGACGGAACAGATGCAACGCAACCTGAACCTGCACCGCTGCTTTACAGGCTATAACAAACCCCTTGAAATCACGCCCCGGATGTGGCAGCTCATCGGGGAAATCCGCAGCTATCGCACAGGCGGGCCGATGCGCAACCTCATGGTACAATCCAGGGCGCTTGAACTGGTGGCACTGCAGATCGAGCAGATGCGCACACCTGCTGCAATACCTCCCGACTTGCGGCCTGACGAGGTAGAAAAGCTGCATTTTCTGAAAACGTACCTTGATGCCAACTTCCTGTCGGAGCTTACCCTGGCTGAGCTGAGCCGCTGCTGCGTGCTGAATGAGTTCAAGGTAAAAAGGGGTTTCAAGCTACTTTTTGAAATGTCGGTTTTCAGTTATTTGAAAAAGAAAAGGATGGAATATGCGGGCGAACTACTTCAAAAAAAGGGTTTGACTGTGGACGAAGTTTCGGATATATTGGGTTATGAGCATGCGCAACATTTTTCAACAGCCTTCAAAAATTTCATGGGCGTTAGTCCTTCCGTTTACCGCAGGCAATGAAAGCGGTACCCGCATGGCATGGGGTGAGAGTTTGGTAAAACCGGGG harbors:
- a CDS encoding ATP-binding protein, with protein sequence MNNGTSLEFLAGGGEMGDRIRSFDWEATPLGIPEHWPQSLRTCVRIMLSSKQPIWIGWGSQLIKLYNDAYIDIVRGKHPIALGQPASVVWKDIWRDIEPLLTKAMTTDEGTYVESQLLIMERSGFPEETYYTFSYTPVLDEGGRPAGIICYNTADTDRIVNERLLRTMQQLDTLAQKKNEKEIYEQAVWALGSNPRDFPLAIIYKIDKEGTEARMAAASGIIEDHPALPPVINLQNPDTAAETMSKAVLGNRIVESTGNHRWKDLPKGVWDVQPWHYVDIPIKSGNKKYPLAVLTVGLNPYRKFDDAYRNFIQLVADQISLGVNNALAYEEERKRAKMLEELDKAKTLFFTNVSHEFRTPLMLMLGPLEELLNDQDVQSAAHEKLEVTHRNALRLLKLVNTLLDFSRIESGRIRASFVLTDLADYTSNLAANFRSVVEKAGLKLVVHVVDNPSPVYIDRQMWEKIIFNLLSNAFKYTLEGSITITVSSEHGQAVVRVTDTGVGIPAKELPKMFERFHRIQNTAGRTFEGTGIGLSLIKELVQLHEGSITVESTSEKGSTFIVKLPVGKSHIRPQQAFEEDPGFDDIVSAFYIEEASSLLDQHADTQQLPAPVSSEMASAETILIVDDNADMRQHVQSLIGRRYQTRTAGNGVEALKVIAEFQPSLILSDIMMPEMDGIELLRRIKDNPATASIPMILITARAGEESKIEGYEIGADDYLIKPFSANELIARIKAQLRIAGAHRHIQKKLESYLMQMPAGVALVECPGFRYTMANALFRNISGTTQLTMMGARLKEAFKDKKLDLNALYRQVYTTGKPFTCRELAFEPVHTGLAAAIYYDVLIYPIRDADEQVSEIMVHMVDTTAQVEAMKRIEASEKQFRSVLLESPNIFLILRGAEMRISFVNPPLLRSWDKTEQIVGKTLLEVLPELRGQPFPTLLEQVYRTGKLYYGNEEKASILIKGVAQDFYYNYVYQPIFDIENRISGITVMATDITEEVRSRRVIEESEEKFRMLTETLPQLVWMTDKDGTLQFASRQWLEYSGMILYEGNVVARLIHPDEQQHVVDVWQESLRTGNIFRVEVRLKNRHGDYRWHYGQGVPMRNEEGEIRNWIGTYTDIHDQKMFTDDLEKKIQQRTLDLVKANRELESFNYIASHDLQEPLRKIQTFINLIQKSPDDRGATERYFTKIYSSAERMSELIHSVLEYSRLSNTGDEFAEVDLNRVLEDVRTDFELLIQEKNATIEYDQLPVVRANAFRMSQLFSNLISNSLKFTQRDPVISIVWEKVPGESIPAAGGMDAGKAYMHMVFKDNGIGFEPEFSEKIFTLFQRLHGKHEYSGTGIGLSIVKKIIEQHEGFIAAESEPGSGATFHIWLPA
- a CDS encoding aldo/keto reductase; translated protein: MEHRQLGASGLHIPVLSFGTATFGGGNAFFKAWGDTQLDEARKLVDICLEEGVNLFDTANVYSQGISEEILGKVLQGRRNDVLISTKATFPMGKGANDFGSGRYHLITACEASLKRLGTDHIDIYHMHGFDGNTPVEETLRALDDLITAGKVRYIACSNFSGWHLMKSLSISEKHGWARYVAHQAYYSLLDREFEWELMPAGIDQHVSTIVWSPLSSGRLSGKFRRGQPLPEDNRMNQGGTHGPATNFELLYNIVDALDEIAEETGKSVAQVALNWLLQRPTVVNIIIGARNEEQLRQNLGAAGWNLTLEQVKKLDAASDRDPVYPYWHQRQNTRLNPLPGFY
- a CDS encoding phytanoyl-CoA dioxygenase, encoding MALSDQQIDQFIQEGFVRIDHAFDAALAAEVRDRLWQDLPFDRADPATWTLPVVRLGMYSEPAFVSSANTPVLHEAFDQLVGRSRWIPRQSMGTFPVRFPSDQPPGDDGWHVDAAFPGDEPDNYLKWRVNVRSKGRALLMLFLYSDITVADAPTRIRSGSHLDVARLLSTAVEDGLEFMELASRLDLLPARPEVLATGPAGTVYLCHPFLVHAAQAHRGAMPRFLAQPALELKSPLGLNAGGDHTPVAQAIKLALGI
- a CDS encoding tryptophan-rich sensory protein, whose protein sequence is MRKTLQIANIIALLATLVINYLSNTGIFADSTMATVSAAYQNFFTPDGYAFSIWILIYVGLGAFVIYQSRGLFNAKPCPEEVGQIGWLFVLSCLLNSLWIIAWLYDYTGLSVLIMVGLLTTLVLIVYRTRMELDLVPLRKLALVWWPFAIYLGWVIVALVANVAAFLTKMNWNGFGIAESVWTIIMLAVAGLILIALTWTRNLRESSIAGVWGIVAVAAANWNDMRGIAYAAIAVAAITLVSTGLHGYRSRGRHFEEEAQMMQR
- a CDS encoding ArnT family glycosyltransferase — protein: MNRNTAILLGFVVLKLALQYFLISPEYDLHRDEYLHLDQGRHLAWGYLSVPPFTSWVSWVIHLLGGGVFWVRLVPALFGVLTILTVWKTVEALGGDLFARILAATCVLFSVLLRLNQLYQPNSADVLGWTLLYFTLIRYTATLRPGWIYAAGVVFAFSFLNKYNIAFLAVGLVPAWVLTAQRKIFLDKHLYLAALLALVLVLPNLVWQYANHFPVFHHMKELAATQLVNVSRADFLKEQLIYFSGSWVVIAAALYALLTYKPFASWRFLFFSIFITLAVFLFLRAKGYYAIGLYPIYIAFGSVFLSNRVKGRWAAIIRPALVILPVLLFIPLYRIAFPNKRPQAFIDEPERYRKVGMLRWEDGREHPLPQDFADMLGWKELAAKVDKAYAASPDPAATLVLCDNYGQAGAINFYTRRHVQAVSFNADYVFWFDLKTKYRHLIRVKTWPENKLEMAETGPFFQQGFATGAVTNRYAREQGTTVFLFLNAKTDINARIRKEVAEARERYRE
- a CDS encoding helix-turn-helix domain-containing protein; amino-acid sequence: MRATVLPTKEVYDFSVLPNPLGVGTQPASARDGYDVHEHPQVGRMEFHNESFRYMHVVDMKWKSREAVSLLNDIPTDTVNFNFQLRGNNFVKFTGFKEGISSHSGEHSIFHHPEGTFCNSIPADYYMEVFHISLDKGFFASAICGDDRWTEQMQRNLNLHRCFTGYNKPLEITPRMWQLIGEIRSYRTGGPMRNLMVQSRALELVALQIEQMRTPAAIPPDLRPDEVEKLHFLKTYLDANFLSELTLAELSRCCVLNEFKVKRGFKLLFEMSVFSYLKKKRMEYAGELLQKKGLTVDEVSDILGYEHAQHFSTAFKNFMGVSPSVYRRQ